One window of Melioribacteraceae bacterium 4301-Me genomic DNA carries:
- a CDS encoding GIY-YIG nuclease family protein: MSYSVYIIKSLKTGLHYIGHTSDIEDRLRRHNEDRSKYTKGKGPWEVVISYRCRTKSEAYQLEVKLKSYKNHQKAINYLKNLSQG, translated from the coding sequence ATGAGTTACAGCGTATATATAATTAAGTCATTAAAGACGGGCCTACATTATATAGGTCACACCTCAGATATTGAAGACAGATTAAGGCGACACAATGAAGACCGCAGTAAGTATACAAAAGGGAAGGGGCCGTGGGAAGTAGTAATAAGTTATCGATGTCGTACGAAATCAGAAGCTTACCAATTAGAGGTAAAATTAAAATCATATAAGAATCACCAGAAAGCGATTAACTACTTGAAAAACTTATCTCAGGGGTAG